A single region of the Glycine max cultivar Williams 82 chromosome 20, Glycine_max_v4.0, whole genome shotgun sequence genome encodes:
- the LN gene encoding zinc finger protein JAGGED isoform X3, which yields MGSLSLFTGNKVEHCPWFVTHPCGCRKKKSGGKDGKDECGKVYECRFCSLKFCKSQALGGHMNRHRQERETETLNQARQLVFRCDHNIAAQGAPHLGCCQTIGTGGYHPSGDPTVPLRFPRYFSGSSSTHMPPSPPPPPPPQRPYLYPSPTRPVSFGSSHFPLQHAVNDYYVGHVMSGGSHGHYVGGESTRSYTCIGAPVGQGGGFAGGKEGSAVQEEGLSTWGRGYSGAQDRLDPPSAINRFQDGF from the exons ATGGGAAGCCTTTCACTTTTCACAGGAAACAAAGTTGAACACTGCCCGTGGTTTGTTACCCATCCCTGTG GTTGCAGGAAAAAGAAAAGCGGCGGGAAGGATGGAAAAGACGAGTGTGGGAAGGTCTACGAGTGTAGATTTTGTTCCCTCAAGTTCTGCAAGTCTCAGGCTCTTGGGGGACACATGAACCGCCACCGCCAAG AGAGGGAAACGGAGACGCTGAACCAGGCTCGTCAACTGGTCTTTCGTTGTGATCATAACATTGCTGCACAAGGTGCCCCTCACTTAGG ATGCTGCCAAACAATAGGAACGGGGGGTTATCATCCCTCAGGAGACCCAACAGTGCCTCTAAGATTCCCAAGATACTTCTCAGGTTCATCCTCAACTCACATGCCACCATCCCCGCCACCGCCGCCGCCACCGCAACGACCATACCTATACCCTTCACCTACGAGGCCAGTGTCATTTGGGTCATCACACTTCCCTCTCCAGCATGCAGTGAACGATTACTATGTGGGCCACGTGATGAGTGGTGGCAGCCACGGACACTATGTTGGAGGAGAGAGCACAAGGAGTTACACGTGCATTGGTGCACCGGTGGGGCAAGGTGGCGGATTCGCTGGTGGTAAGGAGGGGTCTGCAGTGCAGGAGGAAGGGTTGAGTACTTGGGGAAGGGGCTATTCAGGTGCACAGGATCGTTTGGATCCTCCCTCAGCGATCAATCGGTTTCAAGATGGTTTCTAA
- the LN gene encoding zinc finger protein JAGGED isoform X1 — protein sequence MRPERNPLDLNNLPDEYSRDGKQVLEDHTSSSVAGCRKKKSGGKDGKDECGKVYECRFCSLKFCKSQALGGHMNRHRQERETETLNQARQLVFRCDHNIAAQGAPHLGCCQTIGTGGYHPSGDPTVPLRFPRYFSGSSSTHMPPSPPPPPPPQRPYLYPSPTRPVSFGSSHFPLQHAVNDYYVGHVMSGGSHGHYVGGESTRSYTCIGAPVGQGGGFAGGKEGSAVQEEGLSTWGRGYSGAQDRLDPPSAINRFQDGF from the exons AT GAGACCAGAACGAAACCCCTTAGATCTTAACAATTTGCCCGATGAGTACTCTAGAGATGGCAAACAAGTCCTCGAAGACCATACCTCTTCATCCG TTGCAGGTTGCAGGAAAAAGAAAAGCGGCGGGAAGGATGGAAAAGACGAGTGTGGGAAGGTCTACGAGTGTAGATTTTGTTCCCTCAAGTTCTGCAAGTCTCAGGCTCTTGGGGGACACATGAACCGCCACCGCCAAG AGAGGGAAACGGAGACGCTGAACCAGGCTCGTCAACTGGTCTTTCGTTGTGATCATAACATTGCTGCACAAGGTGCCCCTCACTTAGG ATGCTGCCAAACAATAGGAACGGGGGGTTATCATCCCTCAGGAGACCCAACAGTGCCTCTAAGATTCCCAAGATACTTCTCAGGTTCATCCTCAACTCACATGCCACCATCCCCGCCACCGCCGCCGCCACCGCAACGACCATACCTATACCCTTCACCTACGAGGCCAGTGTCATTTGGGTCATCACACTTCCCTCTCCAGCATGCAGTGAACGATTACTATGTGGGCCACGTGATGAGTGGTGGCAGCCACGGACACTATGTTGGAGGAGAGAGCACAAGGAGTTACACGTGCATTGGTGCACCGGTGGGGCAAGGTGGCGGATTCGCTGGTGGTAAGGAGGGGTCTGCAGTGCAGGAGGAAGGGTTGAGTACTTGGGGAAGGGGCTATTCAGGTGCACAGGATCGTTTGGATCCTCCCTCAGCGATCAATCGGTTTCAAGATGGTTTCTAA
- the LN gene encoding zinc finger protein JAGGED isoform X2 codes for MRPERNPLDLNNLPDEYSRDGKQVLEDHTSSSGCRKKKSGGKDGKDECGKVYECRFCSLKFCKSQALGGHMNRHRQERETETLNQARQLVFRCDHNIAAQGAPHLGCCQTIGTGGYHPSGDPTVPLRFPRYFSGSSSTHMPPSPPPPPPPQRPYLYPSPTRPVSFGSSHFPLQHAVNDYYVGHVMSGGSHGHYVGGESTRSYTCIGAPVGQGGGFAGGKEGSAVQEEGLSTWGRGYSGAQDRLDPPSAINRFQDGF; via the exons AT GAGACCAGAACGAAACCCCTTAGATCTTAACAATTTGCCCGATGAGTACTCTAGAGATGGCAAACAAGTCCTCGAAGACCATACCTCTTCATCCG GTTGCAGGAAAAAGAAAAGCGGCGGGAAGGATGGAAAAGACGAGTGTGGGAAGGTCTACGAGTGTAGATTTTGTTCCCTCAAGTTCTGCAAGTCTCAGGCTCTTGGGGGACACATGAACCGCCACCGCCAAG AGAGGGAAACGGAGACGCTGAACCAGGCTCGTCAACTGGTCTTTCGTTGTGATCATAACATTGCTGCACAAGGTGCCCCTCACTTAGG ATGCTGCCAAACAATAGGAACGGGGGGTTATCATCCCTCAGGAGACCCAACAGTGCCTCTAAGATTCCCAAGATACTTCTCAGGTTCATCCTCAACTCACATGCCACCATCCCCGCCACCGCCGCCGCCACCGCAACGACCATACCTATACCCTTCACCTACGAGGCCAGTGTCATTTGGGTCATCACACTTCCCTCTCCAGCATGCAGTGAACGATTACTATGTGGGCCACGTGATGAGTGGTGGCAGCCACGGACACTATGTTGGAGGAGAGAGCACAAGGAGTTACACGTGCATTGGTGCACCGGTGGGGCAAGGTGGCGGATTCGCTGGTGGTAAGGAGGGGTCTGCAGTGCAGGAGGAAGGGTTGAGTACTTGGGGAAGGGGCTATTCAGGTGCACAGGATCGTTTGGATCCTCCCTCAGCGATCAATCGGTTTCAAGATGGTTTCTAA